In the Brassica oleracea var. oleracea cultivar TO1000 unplaced genomic scaffold, BOL UnpScaffold19283, whole genome shotgun sequence genome, CACTTCCCCGTAACCTTACAAGGAACCGTATGCGGCTTCCCAATCTTATTCCCCCAGTATCCTCTCCTCACCGGAATCACCGAGAGCTTCGCCAATATAATCCCTCCTCTAATCGCAGTAGCCACCTCCTTGGAGCACTTCACACCCAAACCAACGTGCCCGTTCGTGTCCCCGACGACGACGAAGGCCTTGAACCTCGTCCTCT is a window encoding:
- the LOC106322373 gene encoding 40S ribosomal protein S2-4; the encoded protein is QAGKIQKLEQIYLHSLPVKEYQIIDLLVGPTLKDEVMKIMPVQKQTRAGQRTRFKAFVVVGDTNGHVGLGVKCSKEVATAIRGGIILAKLSVIPVRRGYWGNKIGKPHTVPCKVTG